A part of Capsicum annuum cultivar UCD-10X-F1 chromosome 6, UCD10Xv1.1, whole genome shotgun sequence genomic DNA contains:
- the LOC107854367 gene encoding uncharacterized protein LOC107854367 isoform X1, whose protein sequence is MIKLSSLQELHLSYVFLDEKFIESLCTSCCNLEHLSFRYFDGLTSFQVCETLPKLKKVNLQLPCSVLQLVDIAAFNVEELRINSLNRSIKVVRITACKDLKSLYLGAVDVTDNWLEELFYSLQNVEKFELSRCDTLKTMKNASGRLKWLITSDCDNLIAADFDKPNLLKFQYSCHPLPTFKLKASVLLEAIFQLYPICGWHSKLMKFLGNFNHSQTIELSCCCDEDIIIPKDLRENILPPLYGTNILQVNFRRQFSYSVVDIVDSMLWISPHLHTLSFTQAPGLKTLKFIYEDASDEDKKCCASLPWECWRHTLKKVELHNFSCMEEEKLRNYFFANADNLKMVEISL, encoded by the exons ATGATAAAGTTATCATCTTTGCAGGAATTGCACCTCTCTTATGTGTTTTTGGATGAGAAATTTATTGAGTCTCTGTGCACAAGCTGCTGCAATTTAGAGCATCTGTCTTTTCGGTATTTCGACGGACTCACCAGCTTTCAAGTTTGTGAGACTTTACCTAAACTGAAAAAGGTAAACTTACAACTTCCCTGTTCTGTACTCCAATTGGTTGATATTGCAGCATTTAATGTCGAAGAGCTTAGGATCAACAGCCTTAACAGGAGCATAAAGGTTGTTAGAATAACTGCTTGCAAAGACCTCAAGAGTTTGTACCTCGGTGCTGTGGATGTCACTGACAATTGGTTAGAGGAACTATTTTACAGCctacaaaatgttgaaaagtttGAGTTATCTCGCTGCGATACATTGAAAACTATGAAGAACGCAAGTGGCAGGCTCAAATGGCTGATAACCTCAGATTGTGATAATCTGATTGCTGCTGACTTCGACAAACCTAATTTATTGAAGTTCCAATACAGTTGTCATCCATTGCCAACATTCAAATTGAAAGCTTCAGTTTTGCTGGAAGCCATTTTCCAGTTGTATCCAATATGTGGTTGGCACTCTAAGCTCATGAAATTTCTTGGGAACTTCAATCATTCCCAGACTATTGAATTATCGTGCTGCTGTGACGAG GACATAATTATACCAAAAGACCTGAGAGAAAACATCCTTCCGCCCCTTTATGGTACTAATATTTTGCAAGTGAACTTTCGTCGtcaattcagttattcagttgtcGATATTGTTGATAGTATGCTTTGGATTTCTCCTCACCTGCACACTCTATCTTTTACCCAAGCTCCAGGTTTAAAGACCCTGAAG TTCATATATGAAGATGCATCAGATGAAGACAAGAAGTGTTGTGCATCTCTACCATGGGAATGTTGGAGGCATACGTTAAAGAAAGTCGAATTGCATAACTTTTCATGTATGGAAGAAGAGAAGTTAAGAAACTACTTTTTCGCCAATGCAGATAACTTGAAGATGGTTGAGATCAGCCTTTGA
- the LOC107854367 gene encoding uncharacterized protein LOC107854367 isoform X2, with the protein MKNASGRLKWLITSDCDNLIAADFDKPNLLKFQYSCHPLPTFKLKASVLLEAIFQLYPICGWHSKLMKFLGNFNHSQTIELSCCCDEDIIIPKDLRENILPPLYGTNILQVNFRRQFSYSVVDIVDSMLWISPHLHTLSFTQAPGLKTLKFIYEDASDEDKKCCASLPWECWRHTLKKVELHNFSCMEEEKLRNYFFANADNLKMVEISL; encoded by the exons ATGAAGAACGCAAGTGGCAGGCTCAAATGGCTGATAACCTCAGATTGTGATAATCTGATTGCTGCTGACTTCGACAAACCTAATTTATTGAAGTTCCAATACAGTTGTCATCCATTGCCAACATTCAAATTGAAAGCTTCAGTTTTGCTGGAAGCCATTTTCCAGTTGTATCCAATATGTGGTTGGCACTCTAAGCTCATGAAATTTCTTGGGAACTTCAATCATTCCCAGACTATTGAATTATCGTGCTGCTGTGACGAG GACATAATTATACCAAAAGACCTGAGAGAAAACATCCTTCCGCCCCTTTATGGTACTAATATTTTGCAAGTGAACTTTCGTCGtcaattcagttattcagttgtcGATATTGTTGATAGTATGCTTTGGATTTCTCCTCACCTGCACACTCTATCTTTTACCCAAGCTCCAGGTTTAAAGACCCTGAAG TTCATATATGAAGATGCATCAGATGAAGACAAGAAGTGTTGTGCATCTCTACCATGGGAATGTTGGAGGCATACGTTAAAGAAAGTCGAATTGCATAACTTTTCATGTATGGAAGAAGAGAAGTTAAGAAACTACTTTTTCGCCAATGCAGATAACTTGAAGATGGTTGAGATCAGCCTTTGA
- the LOC107854354 gene encoding putative FBD-associated F-box protein At5g56820, producing MEENSDVTCDDRISKLPEPILHHILSFLHAKDAARMSTLSKVWDSAWNSLPYLNFGDKSFSKSKDILRLLRAVDQALANRKKHKISIQKFSLWLPHHHELCYVSSWINMLIACNVKELNLEVNIPIYKGIYLYNRLPKVIFAAKALNVLTLEGFNIEFPTGDGVIKLSSLRELNLLYVFLDEQSMQALCTSCHNLEHLSLWSICGLASFQVGENSLPKLKKVNLEYCSSKFQLVDIAAINLEDLKIYSLDRSPKVVKITACKALKTLHLKGVNVTENWLEDLFNRLQNLESFNLTRCKDLKNMKITSGSLKWLTALRCGDLIAADLDTPNLLKLQCSFYPLSTFKLKASVLLEATLQLYPKFGTCGWHSKLMEFLANFNHSKAIKFSCFYDKEIVIPKDLRENLLPPLYGTNILHVTFQRQSNYSVVDIIDSMLWISPHLDTLSFTQAHSLKTVKFIYEDDKSCWRNKLKKVKLHNFTCMEKEKLRNYSLTNAYILDEDEKPCCASLPWKCWRHTLKKVELQNFTLMEQEKMRNYFVANADLSEMIEISLD from the exons ATGGAAGAGAATAGTGATGTAACATGTGATGATCGAATTTCGAAATTGCCAGAGCCAATTTTGCATCACATACTGTCTTTCCTACATGCTAAAGATGCTGCACGAATGAGTACATTGTCCAAGGTTTGGGATAGTGCTTGGAATTCACTCCCCTACTTAAATTTTGGTGATAAATCATTCTCCAAGTCAAAAGACATACTACGTCTTCTGCGTGCTGTGGATCAAGCTCTAGCGAATCGGAAAAAGCACAAGATTTCCATTCAAAAGTTCTCTCTATGGTTACCACATCATCATGAGCTTTGTTATGTCAGCAGCTGGATTAATATGCTCATAGCTTGTAATGTCAAAGAGTTGAATCTAGAAGTGAATATACCTATTTATAAAGGCATCTACCTATACAACAGGTTGCCAAAGGTAATATTTGCTGCCAAAGCACTAAATGTGCTGACTTTGGAGGGATTTAACATTGAATTTCCCACTGGTGATGGTGTGATAAAGTTATCATCTTTGCGAGAGTTGAACctcttatatgtatttttggaTGAGCAATCTATGCAGGCTCTGTGTACAAGCTGCCACAATTTGGAGCATCTATCTTTGTGGTCTATTTGTGGACTTGCCAGTTTTCAAGTTGGCGAAAATTCTTTACCTAAACTAAAAAAGGTTAACTTGGAATATTGCTCTTCTAAATTCCAACTGGTTGATATTGCAGCAATTAATCTCGAAGACCTTAAGATCTACAGCCTTGATCGGAGTCCAAAGGTTGTTAAAATAACTGCTTGCAAAGCCCTCAAGACTTTGCACCTCAAGGGTGTTAACGTGACCGAAAATTGGTTAGAGGACCTATTTAACAGACTGCAAAATCTTGAGAGTTTCAACTTAACTCGTTGCAAGGACTTGAAGAATATGAAGATCACGAGTGGCAGTCTCAAATGGCTGACAGCCTTACGTTGTGGTGATCTGATTGCTGCTGACTTAGACACTCCTAATTTATTGAAGTTACAATGTAGTTTTTATCCATTGTCAACTTTCAAATTGAAAGCTTCAGTGTTACTGGAAGCCACTTTACAATTATACCCAAAATTTGGTACCTGTGGTTGGCACTCTAAGCTCATGGAATTTCTTGCTAACTTCAATCATTCCAAGGCCATTAAGTTTTCTTGTTTCTACGACAAG GAAATAGTTATACCGAAAGACCTGAGAGAAAACTTGCTTCCGCCCCTTTATGGTACTAATATTTTGCACGTAACCTTTCAGAGGCAATCAAATTATTCAGTTGTTGACATTATTGATAGTATGCTTTGGATTTCTCCCCACCTGGACACCCTATCTTTTACCCAAGCTCACAGCTTAAAGACCGTAAAG TTTATCTATGAAGATGACAAGTCTTGTTGGAGGAATAAGTTAAAGAAAGTCAAATTGCATAACTTTACATGTATGGAGAAAGAAAAGTTGAGAAACTACTCTTTAACAAATGCATACATCTTGGATGAAGATGAGAAGCCTTGTTGTGCATCTCTACCATGGAAATGTTGGAGGCATACGTTGAAGAAAGTCGAACTGCAAAACTTTACACTTATGGAGCAAGAGAAGATGAGAAACTACTTTGTAGCAAATGCAGACCTTTCGGAGATGATTGAGATCAGCCTTGACTAG